A window of Tautonia plasticadhaerens contains these coding sequences:
- a CDS encoding CRTAC1 family protein: protein MRPGARRRPTRAAGGRIAPSPGLAAGLLLLATIGAGCRDRASGDGGPPAGPRPGPTARPSPGPRFVDRAPEFGLDVTTTSGSPEKGSILESLGVGVALLDFDGDDDPDLFVAPGSRVDGGRVEPSGGPWLFRNDGPGRWVDVSAPSGLAHRGWAQGVAVSDYDADGDPDLFVAQHGPDLLWENLGDGTFRDVTGPSGLGDEPYWGVAATWGDADGDGWPDLYVTNYVAVDPASPHPPVGHRGGPVPVFAGPESYPGEPDVLWRNRGDGTFEDATESAGLLKADRKGMGALFADLDADGDQDLFVTNDTQANEFFRNRGDGTFEEEGRLAGVALGDLGRAEGSMGIDLADLDLDGWLDLAYSNFYGEGSRVFISHGGRTFSDVSHPSTVTVATILRVGWGIVLADFDHDGLADLFQANGHVYPGLRSEPYDQPPVLLRNAGGRRFEDATASWISDPGGLSSGRSVAVGDLDGDGDLDLVMTTMDGPLRVLVNEGERSGRSLILRLVGAPPNLEALGAIAELRAGGTTHVATVRRGGSFMAASDSALHFGLGDADSLTSLRVRWPDGTTSDYPGEDLPVDSRITIRQGDPRVVSTPFEPAGRP, encoded by the coding sequence ATGCGACCTGGAGCCCGACGCCGCCCGACCCGAGCGGCCGGGGGCCGGATCGCGCCCTCCCCCGGCCTGGCGGCGGGCCTGCTGCTGCTCGCGACGATCGGGGCGGGCTGCCGGGATCGGGCGTCGGGCGACGGCGGACCCCCGGCGGGCCCCCGCCCCGGGCCGACGGCCCGGCCCTCGCCCGGGCCCCGGTTCGTCGACCGGGCGCCGGAGTTCGGGCTCGACGTGACGACGACGAGCGGATCCCCCGAGAAGGGGTCGATCCTCGAATCGCTCGGGGTGGGCGTGGCGCTGCTCGACTTCGACGGGGACGACGACCCGGATCTCTTCGTGGCGCCCGGCAGCCGGGTCGACGGCGGCCGGGTCGAGCCCTCCGGCGGGCCCTGGCTCTTCCGCAACGACGGCCCGGGGCGCTGGGTCGACGTGTCGGCGCCCTCGGGGCTGGCCCATCGGGGCTGGGCCCAGGGGGTGGCGGTCTCGGACTACGACGCGGACGGCGACCCCGACCTCTTCGTCGCCCAGCACGGCCCCGACCTCCTCTGGGAGAACCTCGGGGACGGCACCTTCCGGGACGTGACGGGGCCCTCGGGCCTCGGCGACGAGCCGTACTGGGGGGTCGCGGCCACCTGGGGGGACGCCGACGGCGACGGCTGGCCGGACCTCTACGTCACCAACTACGTGGCCGTCGACCCCGCCTCCCCCCACCCCCCGGTGGGCCACCGGGGGGGCCCGGTGCCGGTCTTCGCCGGGCCGGAGTCCTACCCGGGGGAGCCGGACGTCCTCTGGCGGAACCGGGGGGACGGCACCTTCGAGGACGCGACCGAGTCCGCCGGGCTGCTGAAGGCCGACCGCAAGGGGATGGGGGCCCTGTTCGCCGACCTCGACGCCGACGGGGACCAGGACCTCTTCGTGACCAACGACACGCAGGCCAACGAATTCTTCCGCAACCGGGGGGACGGCACCTTCGAGGAGGAGGGCCGGCTCGCCGGGGTCGCGCTCGGGGACCTGGGCCGGGCCGAGGGGAGCATGGGGATCGACCTCGCCGACCTCGACCTCGACGGCTGGCTCGACCTGGCCTACAGCAACTTCTACGGGGAAGGGAGCCGGGTCTTCATCAGCCACGGGGGCCGGACCTTCTCCGACGTCTCGCACCCCTCGACCGTCACGGTCGCCACCATCCTCCGGGTCGGCTGGGGGATTGTCCTCGCCGACTTCGACCACGACGGCCTCGCCGACCTCTTCCAGGCCAACGGCCACGTCTACCCGGGCCTGCGGTCGGAGCCCTACGACCAGCCCCCCGTGCTGCTGAGGAACGCCGGGGGCCGGCGGTTCGAGGACGCGACGGCCTCCTGGATCTCGGATCCGGGCGGCCTCAGCTCGGGCCGGAGCGTCGCCGTCGGCGACCTCGACGGCGACGGCGACCTCGACCTGGTCATGACCACGATGGACGGGCCGCTCCGCGTCCTGGTCAACGAGGGAGAGCGGTCGGGCCGGTCCCTCATCCTCCGGCTCGTGGGCGCCCCGCCGAACCTCGAGGCCCTCGGGGCGATCGCCGAGCTGAGGGCCGGCGGCACGACCCACGTCGCCACCGTCAGGCGGGGGGGGAGCTTCATGGCGGCCTCGGACTCGGCCCTCCACTTCGGCCTCGGCGACGCCGATTCCCTCACCTCCCTCCGCGTCCGATGGCCCGACGGCACCACCTCGGACTACCCCGGGGAGGACCTCCCGGTCGACTCCCGGATCACGATCCGCCAGGGGGACCCTCGCGTCGTCTCGACCCCCTTCGAGCCCGCCGGGCGGCCTTGA
- the dnaN gene encoding DNA polymerase III subunit beta has protein sequence MKLLCDREQLLAAFGAVGGVVPARSPKPILQNLKLVAAPGQGSTLMATDLEVGIRYKVLGVKVDQPGSVILPLQRMGQILRTSTGDDELALEVDGDSLVVRGHRSEFKLPAEDPELFPDPPDFNAEAGYRVDAEELRRAIKRTSFATDPDSTRYALAGVLMEPGPESITMVGTDGRRMARQIIACEAEGAVEPPGQPPVVPVKALRLIERNLDDEEPSRIAVQDGAAVLVKTGRAVVYSRLVEGRFPNYKAVMPGSFESRIPFAEVEPLLQAVEQAAIVTSKESRGVDFQFGDGLLRLASQTADVGESHIELPINYDGKDVAITFDASYLLEALKALDPSQPIAAELIDHKSAAVFKTEDQYTYVVMPLNRDR, from the coding sequence ATGAAATTGCTGTGCGACCGCGAGCAGCTGCTCGCCGCGTTCGGGGCCGTCGGCGGGGTCGTGCCGGCCAGGAGCCCCAAGCCGATCCTCCAGAACCTGAAGCTGGTGGCGGCGCCGGGGCAGGGCTCGACCCTGATGGCGACCGACCTGGAGGTCGGCATCCGCTACAAGGTGCTCGGCGTGAAGGTCGACCAACCCGGCTCGGTCATCCTCCCCCTGCAGCGGATGGGCCAGATCCTCCGCACCAGCACCGGGGACGACGAGCTCGCCCTGGAGGTCGACGGCGACTCGCTCGTCGTCCGCGGGCACCGCTCCGAGTTCAAGCTCCCGGCCGAGGACCCCGAACTCTTCCCCGACCCGCCCGACTTCAACGCCGAGGCCGGCTACCGGGTCGACGCCGAGGAACTCCGGAGGGCCATCAAGCGCACCAGCTTCGCCACCGACCCGGACAGCACCCGGTACGCCCTGGCCGGCGTGCTGATGGAGCCGGGGCCGGAGTCGATCACCATGGTCGGCACCGACGGCCGCCGGATGGCCCGGCAGATCATCGCCTGCGAGGCCGAGGGGGCCGTCGAGCCGCCGGGGCAGCCCCCGGTGGTGCCGGTCAAGGCGCTGAGGCTCATCGAGCGGAACCTGGACGACGAGGAGCCGAGCCGGATCGCCGTGCAGGACGGCGCCGCGGTGCTGGTGAAGACCGGCCGGGCGGTCGTCTACAGCCGGCTCGTCGAGGGCCGGTTCCCCAACTACAAGGCGGTGATGCCCGGCAGCTTCGAGAGCCGGATCCCGTTCGCGGAGGTCGAGCCGCTGTTGCAGGCGGTCGAGCAGGCGGCGATCGTCACCAGCAAGGAGAGCCGGGGGGTCGACTTCCAGTTCGGCGACGGGCTGCTGAGGCTGGCCAGCCAGACGGCCGACGTGGGGGAGTCGCACATCGAACTGCCGATCAACTACGACGGCAAGGACGTGGCGATCACCTTCGACGCCTCCTACCTGCTCGAAGCCCTCAAGGCGCTGGACCCCTCGCAGCCGATCGCCGCCGAGCTGATCGACCACAAGAGCGCCGCCGTGTTCAAGACCGAGGACCAGTACACCTACGTCGTCATGCCCCTGAACCGGGACCGCTAG
- a CDS encoding Ig-like domain-containing protein, whose product MSQSHRRFVRFLAWSAALIAPIAVSGCGDPDAPEIARVTGTVTRGGKPIPNLTVNFVPDEGRASWGITDDQGKYELEYNEDYKGAKVDHHMVYVIFNAGSIEGAISGQADGQGISAEDRQQIMQKYGNMDTTQLEVDVTEDPQVIDLKLD is encoded by the coding sequence ATGAGTCAGAGTCATCGCAGATTCGTCCGTTTCCTCGCCTGGAGTGCCGCCCTGATCGCCCCGATCGCGGTCTCGGGTTGCGGCGACCCCGACGCCCCCGAGATCGCCCGGGTGACGGGCACCGTGACCCGGGGGGGGAAGCCCATCCCCAACCTCACGGTGAACTTCGTCCCCGACGAGGGGCGGGCGAGCTGGGGGATCACCGACGACCAGGGGAAGTACGAGCTGGAGTACAACGAGGACTACAAGGGGGCGAAGGTCGATCACCACATGGTCTATGTCATCTTCAACGCAGGCAGCATCGAGGGGGCCATCTCCGGGCAGGCCGACGGGCAGGGGATCAGCGCCGAGGACCGGCAGCAGATCATGCAGAAGTACGGCAACATGGACACCACCCAGCTCGAGGTCGACGTGACCGAGGACCCCCAGGTGATCGACCTGAAGCTCGACTGA
- the gyrB gene encoding DNA topoisomerase (ATP-hydrolyzing) subunit B translates to MALHPDGSTDTDTETTEAPTPAGNGDGASALDYTESNIRVLEGIEAIRKRPGMYIGDTTSRGLHHLIYEVVDNSIDEAMAGYCQLIDVTILADGSVAIADDGRGIPVKEHPSFPGVGTLQIVLTKPHAGGKFDHQTYKVSGGLHGVGVTVVNALSERLEAEVHRDGKVWRQEYSRGEPEGPIRPTGSTKRTGTHIQFLPDNDIFPDIAFDYGTLEKRFRELSFLNPGVRIRLRDERGDEPKQDEFFSEGGLAEFVAHLNRAQNPLHEPALLKGRDDERNVEVEVALQYNDSFSEAVVTYCNNIHTIEGGTHLTGFRSALTRTMNAYVKANAPASQKNRKDLTISGDDFREGLTAVVSVRVPDPQFEGQTKTKLGNGEVEGIVAKVVNDTLAAFLEQTPGAAKKLVAKAVLAAEAREATRKARELVRNRKGVLTGGGLPGKLMDCSSHDRENSELFLVEGDSAGGTAEGGRDRQFQAILPLRGKILNVERARLDKVLGNEEVRNIITAVGGGIGEEEATDKRRYGKIVMMSDADVDGSHIRTLLMTFFYRQMPRLVAEGHLYVAQPPLYLISHRNDRRYVQTEAEMHAILMGNGLKEATLRRAGADATAADADGEPMAVDGEKLRSLVEIAAGLDNALRAFGRRNLPVGEFLKRAHPETGLMPLFLVRQVEADDVYLYSAEELERFTREHAPESLDAAPVDDADVPDADGQAVPAADAEPSAPEALAFRITELSEVRTLNKWLARLRGDFGLGADVLLPVEVTGDEPPPKFVLDRDGDEHPLLDLRELVPTVRRLGERGLKITRFKGLGEMDAEQLWETTMDPYRRTLLQVRLDDAAAANDLFTTLMGDDVEPRREFIEKHALEVKNLDV, encoded by the coding sequence ATGGCCCTGCACCCCGACGGTTCGACCGACACCGACACCGAGACGACCGAGGCCCCGACCCCGGCCGGCAACGGCGACGGCGCCTCGGCCCTCGACTACACCGAGAGCAACATCCGGGTGCTGGAGGGCATCGAGGCCATCCGCAAGCGCCCCGGCATGTACATCGGCGACACCACCAGCAGGGGCCTGCACCACCTGATCTACGAGGTCGTCGACAACTCGATCGACGAGGCGATGGCCGGCTACTGCCAGCTGATTGACGTGACGATCCTCGCCGACGGCTCGGTCGCCATCGCCGACGACGGCCGGGGCATCCCGGTGAAGGAGCACCCCAGCTTCCCCGGCGTCGGCACCCTGCAGATCGTCCTGACCAAGCCCCACGCCGGCGGCAAGTTCGACCACCAGACCTACAAGGTCTCCGGCGGGTTGCACGGCGTCGGCGTCACCGTGGTCAACGCCCTGAGCGAGCGCCTGGAGGCCGAGGTCCACCGCGACGGCAAGGTCTGGCGACAGGAATACTCCCGGGGGGAGCCCGAGGGGCCGATCCGTCCCACCGGGTCCACCAAGCGCACCGGCACCCACATCCAGTTCCTGCCCGACAACGACATCTTCCCCGACATCGCCTTCGACTACGGCACCCTGGAGAAGCGCTTCCGGGAGCTCTCCTTCCTCAACCCTGGCGTCCGGATCCGACTGCGGGACGAGCGCGGCGACGAGCCCAAGCAGGACGAATTCTTCAGCGAAGGGGGCCTCGCCGAGTTCGTCGCCCACCTCAACCGGGCCCAGAACCCCCTGCACGAGCCGGCGCTGCTCAAGGGGCGGGACGACGAGCGGAACGTCGAGGTCGAGGTCGCCTTGCAGTACAACGACAGCTTCTCCGAGGCCGTCGTCACCTACTGCAACAACATCCACACCATCGAGGGCGGCACCCACCTGACCGGCTTCCGGTCGGCCCTGACCCGGACGATGAACGCCTACGTCAAGGCCAACGCCCCGGCCAGCCAGAAGAACCGCAAGGACCTGACCATCTCCGGGGACGACTTCCGGGAGGGGCTCACCGCCGTCGTCAGCGTCCGGGTGCCCGACCCCCAGTTCGAGGGCCAGACCAAGACCAAGCTCGGCAACGGCGAGGTCGAGGGGATCGTCGCCAAGGTCGTCAACGACACCCTCGCCGCCTTCCTCGAACAGACCCCGGGCGCCGCCAAGAAGCTGGTGGCCAAGGCCGTCCTCGCCGCCGAGGCCCGGGAGGCCACCCGCAAGGCCCGGGAACTCGTCCGCAACCGCAAGGGCGTCCTCACCGGGGGCGGCCTGCCCGGCAAGCTGATGGACTGCTCCAGCCACGACCGGGAGAACTCCGAGCTGTTCCTCGTCGAGGGCGACTCCGCCGGCGGCACCGCCGAGGGCGGGCGCGACCGCCAGTTCCAGGCCATCCTCCCCCTGCGCGGCAAGATCCTCAACGTCGAGCGCGCCCGGCTGGACAAGGTGCTCGGCAACGAGGAGGTCCGCAACATCATCACCGCCGTCGGCGGCGGCATCGGCGAGGAGGAGGCCACCGACAAGCGACGCTACGGCAAGATCGTCATGATGAGCGACGCCGACGTCGACGGCTCCCACATCCGCACCCTCCTGATGACCTTCTTCTACCGCCAGATGCCCCGCCTGGTGGCCGAAGGCCACCTCTACGTCGCCCAGCCTCCCCTGTACCTGATCTCCCACCGCAACGACCGCCGATACGTGCAGACCGAGGCCGAGATGCACGCCATCCTCATGGGCAACGGCCTGAAGGAGGCGACCCTCCGCCGCGCCGGGGCTGACGCCACCGCCGCCGACGCCGACGGCGAGCCGATGGCCGTCGACGGCGAGAAGCTCCGGTCCCTGGTCGAGATCGCCGCCGGGCTGGACAACGCCCTCCGCGCCTTCGGCCGCCGCAACCTGCCGGTCGGCGAGTTCCTCAAGCGGGCCCACCCCGAGACCGGCCTCATGCCGCTGTTCCTCGTCCGCCAGGTCGAGGCGGACGACGTCTACCTCTACTCGGCCGAGGAGCTGGAGCGGTTCACCAGGGAGCACGCCCCCGAGTCGCTCGACGCCGCCCCCGTGGACGACGCCGACGTGCCCGACGCCGACGGCCAGGCCGTCCCGGCCGCCGACGCCGAGCCCTCCGCCCCCGAGGCCCTGGCCTTCCGGATCACCGAGCTGAGCGAGGTCCGGACCCTGAACAAGTGGCTCGCCCGGCTCCGGGGCGACTTCGGCCTCGGGGCCGACGTCCTGCTGCCCGTCGAGGTCACCGGGGACGAGCCCCCGCCGAAGTTCGTCCTCGACCGGGACGGCGACGAGCACCCGCTGCTCGACCTCCGGGAGCTGGTCCCCACCGTCCGGCGCCTGGGAGAACGCGGCCTGAAGATCACCCGGTTCAAGGGCCTCGGCGAGATGGACGCCGAGCAGCTCTGGGAGACCACCATGGACCCCTACCGGCGGACCCTGCTCCAGGTCCGCCTGGACGACGCCGCCGCCGCCAACGACCTGTTCACCACCCTGATGGGGGACGACGTCGAGCCCCGCCGCGAGTTCATCGAGAAGCACGCGCTGGAGGTCAAGAACCTCGACG
- a CDS encoding type II toxin-antitoxin system PemK/MazF family toxin has protein sequence MNLRPGEVWLADLGLAAKYRPVVIVSRHDPDPPRALAIYVPITSQDRGSAYEVRLPKSRFLQAGSVANVQGLGSLPTARLDRRIGVLRGETMAEIRRAILWALELDPPASTP, from the coding sequence ATGAACCTTCGCCCCGGTGAGGTCTGGCTGGCCGACCTCGGCCTCGCCGCCAAGTATCGGCCGGTGGTGATCGTCTCCCGACACGACCCGGACCCTCCCCGGGCCCTGGCGATCTACGTCCCGATCACGAGCCAGGACCGAGGGAGTGCCTATGAGGTGAGGCTCCCGAAGTCCCGGTTCCTCCAGGCCGGATCGGTGGCCAACGTCCAGGGCCTCGGGTCGTTGCCGACCGCCCGACTCGACCGGAGGATCGGCGTCCTGCGGGGGGAAACGATGGCCGAGATCAGGAGGGCCATCCTCTGGGCGCTGGAGCTGGATCCCCCGGCATCGACGCCGTAG
- a CDS encoding DUF721 domain-containing protein has protein sequence MKKRSHRGGPDGRGGTTPLSEALGSLFASRGYARTRALGELEAAWESAVGPELAGRTRLGTVRHGVLSVTVAHPTLLEELAAFRKPAILAALRKDAPGTPVHDLRFRVGPIEA, from the coding sequence ATGAAGAAGCGTTCACATCGAGGCGGGCCCGATGGCCGGGGCGGGACGACTCCCCTGTCCGAGGCGCTCGGCTCCCTGTTCGCGAGCCGGGGGTACGCCCGGACCCGGGCCCTCGGCGAGCTGGAAGCGGCCTGGGAGTCGGCCGTCGGCCCGGAGCTGGCCGGGCGGACGAGGCTGGGCACCGTGAGGCACGGGGTCTTGAGCGTGACCGTGGCGCACCCGACGCTCCTGGAGGAGCTGGCCGCCTTCCGGAAGCCGGCGATCCTGGCCGCCCTCCGCAAGGACGCCCCCGGCACCCCCGTGCATGACCTGCGATTCCGGGTCGGACCGATCGAGGCGTGA